The DNA segment AGAACTCTGGTCTGAACTGGAGTTTCCTTGCCAGGCTTTTCCTTGAATCACACTTTGATCGAAATAGCAAAGGCCATGATCACAAGAATTGTGCACAATGCAATCTAGGATGGGAGCACATCCCCAAAGGAGCCCCATGAACCACCGTGCCCTGTCCCTGATCCCCATCACCGCTGCCCTTTTCATCTCCTGCAACCCCACCACTCCCCCTGCCAATCCTGGCCCTGTACCTCCAACCGGAGAGAAGGCCATCAAAATTGCTGGCAAACTGCTGGCTCCAGATGGCACCACCCCCATTGCCAATGCCCTGGTCTATGTGCCTGACAGCTCCATCGCCACCATCAAGGCACAGGCCCTGGCCTGCGGGACCCCACCCAATGCCACCTGGGCTGCAACCTGCACAGGTCCAGACGGCAGTTTCTCTTTTGAAGCAGAAACCCAGAACAGCACCTTCAAAGTGGTGTTCAAAAAAGGCAGTTTCGAAGCAGAATCCCAGGTGAATGCCCAGAATGGTCAGGCCAATGTGGGCAATGTGAAACTCAACAATGATCCCACCAAAGGGGCACCCAAAATGGCTGTGGTCACAGGCAGCTATGACCGCATTCAGAACATTCTTGCCAAACTGGGTTATGGACAGCTGGCAAATGGAGAACTGAAACTGGGCACGGAACAATTTGATCTCTTTGACGGTGATGATTCGCTGGAAACCAGTGACCCCAGCGTAGAAGCCCTCTTCACAGATGGCAACGATGCTGGCACCCAGGCTGACATTTTCAATTACGACATCGTGTTCTTCAACTGCGGTACCCAGGAACTGCTGACCCCACAAGACGCCGCACTGCTCAGACAGTACGTCCAGGGTGGAGGCAAGATCTATGCCAGCGACCTGGCCTATGACTATGTTGAACAGGCTTTCCCCGAACATGTGGACTTCTTTGGTTCAGATGGAACTGCAGAAACGGTTGCAGAAGAAATTGGCATGGCAGAAGTCGGCAATGAGGACATCGAAACCCAGGCCACTGTGGATGGCAATCTCAAAGCCTGGTTGCAGACGGTCACCTGCCGCACTGGAAACTGCGTCAGCCCTGATGGCACCGTGCACATTGAAGGCTTTGCAGGATCATGGGCGGTGATCAACCAGCCTCATCCTGCAAAGAAGACAGAGGTCAAAGTCTGGTCCTCTGGAAATGTCAACTGGACGGACAACCGTGGTGATGAAGTGGTCAAAGGCAGCGGTGTGAAACCCCTCTCTGTCACCTTCCCCTTTGGCAATGGCAAGGTGCTGTACACCTCTTATCACTCTGAGCCTGGAACCGAAGCGGGCCTCACTCCCCAGGAACGTATTTTGCAGTATCTGGTGTTTGAACTGTAAACCCCAATGCCAGATGCCCCCGTTCTGGGGGCATCTTTTTTATTTCCCTTCTTACAGATGCTCGTGAGGACATCCCTTTGTGTTTTCAGCAGCCTGTTTCAGATGTCTTCGTTGCCCGAGTCCATCCGCACAATTTTGGGCTGGAAGGAGGCAATGGTGCGCACCAGATCCTTCTGGGCTTCCATCACAGTGGCCACATCTTTGTAGCAATAGGGACCTTCATCCACCCCTGCCCCGATCACCTCTACCCCTGCCTCTTTTGCGGCACGGTCCAGATCTTTTTGTGCATAGGTGCGCTCTGCAGCACGGCGACCAATTTTGCGCCCGGCACCGTGGCTGGCACTGGTGAGGCTCTTTTCTTCTCCTTTGCCGACCACCACATAAGCAGGCTGGGTCATGCTGCCAGGAATCACCCCAAGCTGTCCTTCTCCTGCAGGGGTTGCCCCTTTGCGGTGCACGATCAGTTCCTTGCCATCATGTTCTTCTTTCCAGGCAAAGTTGTGGTGGTTTTCCACATGGCTGATGATGTCAGAACCCAGATCTTCAGCAATCCGCTGGTGGATGATGTGGTGATTGGCACTGGCGTAATCCCCCATCAGGTTCATGGCTTCCCAGTACTCCTGACCGTCTTCGGTGTTCAGGTCCAGCCAGGCCAGGGCCTTATAGGGGACATCAAGATTGGGCAGGTTTTTCTCGGCACGCTTCATGTACTCGGTGGCGATCTTGTGGCCCACCCCACGAGAACCACTGTGGCTCATCAGGGCGAGATATTCTCCAGCGTCGAGACCCAGTTCCTGAGAAGCCTCTTCCAGGGTCAGAATGCCAAACTCCACAAAGTGGTTGCCACTGCCAGAAGTGCCAATCTGGGTGCGGGCTTTGTCTTTCAGCTGTTTTGCAATGGCAATGCTGTTCCAGCGGGGGTCATCCAGCACATCGTGGTCTGGAGCGTCCCCTTTGGACCAGCCTTCACCAGCCCCGAAACGGGTGTTTTTCAGCAGGATTTTGCGCAGTTTGTCGTTTTTCAGGGTCTTCTTGCCCGAGAGGGGTTCATCGAACACACTGATGCGCACCCGGCAGGCAATGTCATAACCGATCATCGCAGGACTGACAGCATTTTCCAGACCGGCCACCCCTCCGATGGGCATGCCGTAACCCAGGTGGGCATCAGGCATCAGGGCACCAGCCACTGTGGGCGCAAGGCTCATCACCGTGGACATCTGACCAAAAGCGCTCTCCTCGATGTTCTCGCGGCCCCAGATGGTGTAATCCAGCGGAGGTTTGATCAGCTGGGCACGGTCACGAGACTGGTAAATCAGAGCAGCCAGATGCTTGTAAATGGCATGGTCCAGGTAAGGCTGAGGGTCAGATTTCAGGGCAGCCAGATCCTGCAAAATCTTCGCTTTGGGGTGCTTCTGGTTCTTGGCGACCTCTGCAGCACGCAGGGCCTCTTTGATTTCACGGCTCTGGTAGCCAAGATCGATCACTTCTTTGGGGGTCATCATAAAATACCTTCTTTATTGGGAGCGGTCAGCCATCAGCCATCAGCCGTCAGCAGAAAAACAGAGGGCTCAGGGGTCACAGATCCTCTGATTTCACAGATCAACGCAGCATAAGACGAATTCCAGCAGCATTCTGCTTCATGTCACTCAAACTTGTCTATGGGGTCACGCCATCATGCGGATTGAAGCCATTGTAAATGGATGCACACTGTCCCACATGCTCATTTTCACTTAGTTTCTTCTGAGGGTTCTAGGCCATCCATATTAAAGGCCTCCTGCATCCCCTGTTTTGCAGTCTCGATGGCGACTTCGGGAGCATAACTGAGGGCCAGAACTGCCTGATAGGCACG comes from the Deinococcus cellulosilyticus NBRC 106333 = KACC 11606 genome and includes:
- a CDS encoding RtcB family protein, whose translation is MMTPKEVIDLGYQSREIKEALRAAEVAKNQKHPKAKILQDLAALKSDPQPYLDHAIYKHLAALIYQSRDRAQLIKPPLDYTIWGRENIEESAFGQMSTVMSLAPTVAGALMPDAHLGYGMPIGGVAGLENAVSPAMIGYDIACRVRISVFDEPLSGKKTLKNDKLRKILLKNTRFGAGEGWSKGDAPDHDVLDDPRWNSIAIAKQLKDKARTQIGTSGSGNHFVEFGILTLEEASQELGLDAGEYLALMSHSGSRGVGHKIATEYMKRAEKNLPNLDVPYKALAWLDLNTEDGQEYWEAMNLMGDYASANHHIIHQRIAEDLGSDIISHVENHHNFAWKEEHDGKELIVHRKGATPAGEGQLGVIPGSMTQPAYVVVGKGEEKSLTSASHGAGRKIGRRAAERTYAQKDLDRAAKEAGVEVIGAGVDEGPYCYKDVATVMEAQKDLVRTIASFQPKIVRMDSGNEDI